The Terriglobales bacterium genome contains the following window.
CCGTCGTCATCAACGAGTACCTGGAAGTCGCGCGCAAGTTCTCGTCGCCCGAGGCGGTGCACTTCATCAACGGCGTGCTCGACGCCGTCGCCAAGGACCTGCCCGCCGCGAGCTGAGTGAGCGCGCGGCAAGAAGCCCTCGCCGCGGCGAGGGCTTCCTGCTGCGGTTGGGGTTACGGCCGGACGACGACCAGGTCCGGATGGCACACCGTCCCGGCGCAGGCCGTGGTGCCGTTGAAGTTGATCGGGATCAGGGCGCCTTGCAGGTCGGTCGCGGTGTCGATCACGTGCACCGCGCCGTCCGTGCCCCCCACGTACACCTTGGTGCCATCGGTGAGCGCGCCGCCGGTGAAGGTAGCGGCGCCGCCCGTCGCGATGGAGAAGGTGCTGTTGCCGCCGACGTTGTACGCGTAGAGCGCCGTCTGGTCGCTGGTCAGGTACGCCTTGGTGCCGTCGGGCAGCGCGATGAGCTGCCGCGGAACCAGCGTGACGCCCCAACTCGCCGAGCTGGCGCTCGAGGTGATCCCGGGCGGGCAGATCCCGGCCGGGGGCGCCGCGATCGTTGGCGTATCCACGGTCATCTGCGTCGGTCCGGCGTCCAGCATCCTGACGCTTGCGGCCGTGCCGGTATTGAGCGAGATGCCTCGCAGCAACTGCTGGCCGGCTTCGGAGGTCACGCCGCCCTCCGGCGCATACGTCGAGTCGTTGCGGCAGGTCGCGCGCGCGTCGAGCGCGCCTGCGGTGGTCGCGATGTAAGCGAACTGCGAGCCCGGCAACCTGGCCACGTCGCTGCCCGTCGCGCCCATCGCGATGGTGCGCAGCGAGATGGCCGCGGTCGAGTACTGGTAGAGCGTCCCGCCCACCACGATGTAGGCCTTCAGGCTGTCGCTGGTCCAGGCGGCGGCGGTCGCCGCGCCCGTCAGCGTGTCGAAGGTGTTGGCCATCAGGTCGTAGACGTACGTCTTGTTGTTGACGCCGTCGCTCACGATGACCCTGGCGTCGTTGGGCGAGACGCTGATGACGCGCCCGGGAACGTTCGTGATCGTCCCGACCACGGAGTTGGTCCCGGTGTCGATGCCGACCAGCCCCTTGCTCGTGCCGATGAACAGCCGCGTGCCGGCGAGGCTCGCCAACATCGAGTTCGGGATCGGCTTGCTGGTCACGCCGCCGATGGTTATATCCGGCATGACGATCGGCGTGCCCACCGTGTTTCCGCTCACCGTGATCGGCAGCACCACCGGCGTTTGTGTCGTGAACTCCGAACTGGTCACGTACACCACGTTCGTCGGCGCCGTGCCCGTCACGGTCGCCACCACCGGGTTGCTGTAGATGGGGATGTTGACTCCGGGATTGCAGGTCGGCGGAGAACAGGACGCGGTGATGGTGGACTGCCCCGCGGTCACACCGCTCACGAGGCCCGAGGTCGATACGGTCGCCGTTCGGGTCACGCTGCTGGTGTATGTGAGGGCCAGGCCGGTGATGGTGGTGCCGTTCTGGTCCTTCACGTCGGCGGCGAGCTGCTTGGTCGCGGTGTTCGCGATCGTGAACGCCGTGTCGGTGGAACCCTGCACGTGCAGCGAGATGGTCGCCGGGCCGCACGTCGTGAAGTTCGCCGCCACGCTCGTCGTGCCCGAGTTGCTGGCGACCAGCGTGGTCATGCCCGGGTTCTTCGCCTTGGCGGTGATCTGGTTGCCGGGCTGCCCGGCGGGCTGGTCCGCGCTCGCGATGGTGGCCACGTTCACGTCCAGGACGACGAAATTGAACGTGCCGACGCTCGCGGTGATGTCGGCCCCGCCGCTGAACGCCGTCGCGGTGTACTGCTGCGATTGTCCCTGCGACTTGCAAGCGGGATAGGCGATGTTGGGTGTGAGCGTGATGTTATCGATGTGCAGGTGCACGAACAGCGTGGTCGCCGCGCTGGTCACTCCGTCGATGGTCGCCGTGATGTTGGTCGTCAACGGGACGTCCGCTGCCGGCACCGGGGTGCACACCACCGGCGTCGTCAACGAGTCCCACGTCCCGGCGCATACCAAGCCGTTGTTGGAGATCTGCACCTTCGGGTTGCTGGAAGCCCACGTCGCCGTCCCGAAGACGACCGTGCCCGCGGCATCCTTTGCCGTGGAGCCGAACTGGATGGTGTTGCCGTTGTCCACCGACGCGGTCGGCGTGGGCGAGATGGTCACCGTGGTGACCGGTCCGGGGCCCTTCTTCTTGCCGCCGCCGCCGCAGCCGGCCAGCACCAGCGCCGCCAGCAGAGAACCCAGGATGAGAAGATAAGAGCGGGAAAACCGGTACATGCTTCCTCCCCGCCGCGGGCTCCACGGCCCTCGGCGGCACAATTCGACCACCACAGTCGCTGGGGTGGGGAGGTTCGAGTGTAGATGCTGCCCGCGGTTTCGGCAATACCACTCGCTCGCCGAACACGCCCGCCGCCCGCGCGCGCGCCCGGCGAACCAAAAGAAAAACCCCTTTCCGGCAGGTCGCGCGGTTGACGACTTTCCGCGCCGGTTGCTATAGTAGTGAGGTTCCGCGAGTCACGTTTGGCGTGCCTGTTGCTGTACCGGTAGTCAAGCCCCAGGGTCGACAAGGTTAGAGCCGTAAGCGCGATCCGTTACGAGGGCTCCCTCGCTGAAACAGGCCTGCGCTACCCGCCCCGGCGGGGTATGCAGGCGAAGGCTGACGATACGGAGCTCCACATCCCGTGGGCCACCGTCGGAGGCCAACTCACATAGGTCCGAAGAGATTCCGGCGCACCGCGTGTGCGCGGGAAGCATGGTGTGGCGCGCTGGCATTGCGCGGCCTATCCAGTCCGTAAGCGGGGATCAAGCCGCTGCCGCGCGTGTGTGTGCGCATAGGAATAAGGAGAACAGCTTTGCCGACGTTCAATCAGCTGGTGAAACAGGGTCGCTCCTCGCCGAAGTACAAGACGGCCAGCCCCGCGCTCCAGGGCTCCCCGCAGAAGCGCGGCGTCTGCACGCGCGTCTACACCCAGACGCCCAAGAAGCCGAACTCGGCGCTCCGCAAGGTCGCCCGCGTCCGCCTGACCAACGGGATCGAGGTCACCACCTACATCCCCGGCGTCGGACACAACCTGCAGGAGCACTCCATCGTGCTCATCCGCGGCGGCCGCGTGAAGGATCTCCCCGGCGTCCGCTACCACGTCGTGCGCGGCACGCTCGACACCGTCGGCGTCGCCGGCCGCAAGCAGAGCCGCTCGAAATACGGCGCCAAGCGCCCCAAGTAACGATCTAGAGGAACAACATGCCGAGAAAAGGACATATCGCGAAGCGGGAAGTGGCGGCCGATCCGGTCTACAACTCCACCCTCGTCACCAAGTTCGTCAACTCGATGATGTGGGACGGCAAGAAGTCGACCGCGCAGAACATCTTCTACACCGCCATGAAGCAGCTCGAGCAGAAGGGCGGCTCCGACGCGCTCTCGCTCTTCAAGAAAGCCGTGGAGAACGCCAAGCCGGTGCTCGAAGTGAAGTCGCGCCGCGTGGGTGGCGCGAACTACCAGGTGCCAGTCGAAGTGAATCCCGACCGCCGCACCTCGCTCGCCATCCGCTGGCTGCTGAGCTATTCGCGCGGCCGCGCCGAGAAGGGCATGACCGACAAGCTCGCCAACGAGTTGCTCGACGCCGCCAACGGGCGCGGCGCCGCGATCAAGAAGAAGGAAGACGTTCACCGCATGGCGGAAGCCAACAAGGCCTTCGCGCACTATCGCTGGTAAGGGTGGAAGAGCGGCCCTTCAGGGCCGCGTAAAGGAAATGGGATTTCGGGGCTTGAGCCCCGGCAGAAACAAAATGGCTGAAGTTCTCGAAAAATCGGCACAGGGGAAGAAAGTGACGCGCACCGTCCCGCTCGAGCGTTGTCGCAACATCGGCATCATGGCGCACATCGATGCCGGCAAGACGACCACGACCGAACGCATCCTCTTCTATACCGGTCGCACGCACCGCATCGGCGAGGTCCATGAAGGCACTGCCACCATGGATTGGATGGAGCAGGAGCAGGAGCGCGGCATCACCATCACCTCCGCTGCCACCACCTGCCAGTGGAAGGACTACCGCATCAACATCATCGACACCCCGGGCCACGTCGACTTCACCGCCGAAGTCGAGCGCTCGCTGCGCGTGCTCGACGGCGCGGTCGCCCTCTTCGACGCCGTCCACGGCGTCCAGCCGCAGTCCGAGAAGGTCTGGCGCCAGGCCGATAAGTACGGCGTCCCGCGCATCTGCTTCATCAACAAGATCGACAAGATGGGCGCCGACTTCGAGCACGCCGTCGACACCCTCCGCAAGCGCCTCAACGCCAAGCCCGTCGCCATCCAGATCCCCATCGGTTCCGAAGCCAAGTTCCTGGGCGTCGTCGACCTGCTGCAGATGAAAGCCATCATCTGGAAAGACGAGACGCTCGGCGCCGAGTACGTGGTCGAAGAGATCCCCGCCGACCTCAAGAAGAAGGCGGAAGCCGCGCACGCGCTCCTCATCGAGACCGTCGCCGAGACCGACGACGCGCTGCTGCACAAGTTCCTCGAGGGCGAGGAGATCTCGGCCGAAGAGGTCAAGCGGGCCCTGCGCGCCGCCACCATCAGCCTGAAGGTTTTTCCGGTGCTCGTCGGCACCTCGTTCAAGAACAAGGGCGTGCAGCCGCTGCTCGACGCCGTCGTCGACTACCTGCCGTCGCCCATCGACAACCCCACCATCACCGGCCTGAACCCCGATAACGGCGAGACCATCACCCGCAAGACCGCCGACAACGAGGCCTTCGCCGGCCTCGCCTTCAAGATCATGGCTGACCCGTTCGTCGGGCAGCTCACCTTCCTTCGCATCTACTCCGGCGTGCTGAAGTCGGGCGACTCCGTGCTGAACCCGCGCACCGGCAAGACCGAGCGCATCGGCCGCCTGCTCAAGATGCACGCCAACAAGCGCGAAGAGATCACCGAGATCGGCGCCGGCGACATCTGCGCCGCCGTCGGCCTCCGCAACATCTCGACCGGCGACACCATCTGCGACGACAAGC
Protein-coding sequences here:
- the rpsL gene encoding 30S ribosomal protein S12, producing MPTFNQLVKQGRSSPKYKTASPALQGSPQKRGVCTRVYTQTPKKPNSALRKVARVRLTNGIEVTTYIPGVGHNLQEHSIVLIRGGRVKDLPGVRYHVVRGTLDTVGVAGRKQSRSKYGAKRPK
- the rpsG gene encoding 30S ribosomal protein S7, translated to MPRKGHIAKREVAADPVYNSTLVTKFVNSMMWDGKKSTAQNIFYTAMKQLEQKGGSDALSLFKKAVENAKPVLEVKSRRVGGANYQVPVEVNPDRRTSLAIRWLLSYSRGRAEKGMTDKLANELLDAANGRGAAIKKKEDVHRMAEANKAFAHYRW
- the fusA gene encoding elongation factor G; protein product: MAEVLEKSAQGKKVTRTVPLERCRNIGIMAHIDAGKTTTTERILFYTGRTHRIGEVHEGTATMDWMEQEQERGITITSAATTCQWKDYRINIIDTPGHVDFTAEVERSLRVLDGAVALFDAVHGVQPQSEKVWRQADKYGVPRICFINKIDKMGADFEHAVDTLRKRLNAKPVAIQIPIGSEAKFLGVVDLLQMKAIIWKDETLGAEYVVEEIPADLKKKAEAAHALLIETVAETDDALLHKFLEGEEISAEEVKRALRAATISLKVFPVLVGTSFKNKGVQPLLDAVVDYLPSPIDNPTITGLNPDNGETITRKTADNEAFAGLAFKIMADPFVGQLTFLRIYSGVLKSGDSVLNPRTGKTERIGRLLKMHANKREEITEIGAGDICAAVGLRNISTGDTICDDKHPIALESITFATPVIAVAVEPKTKADQEKMGVALGKLAQEDPTFKVHTDPDSGQTIISGMGELHLEIIVDRMMREYKVEANVGKPQVAYRETIRKHAEAEGKYIRQTGGRGQYGHAKIYLDPNPGLGYEFVDEITGGSIPKEFIKPVNQGIAEALEGGILAGYPMVDVKATLYDGSYHDVDSNEMAFKIAGSMAFKEAARRASPVLLEPVMAVEVVTPEDFAGTIMGDLSSRRGRIEGMEHRAGSQVIKAIVPLSEMFGYATHMRSSTQGRAEYSMHFARYEEVPRHVADEIIGKAQGGK